GCGTCCTAATGTGGTAAAAGAAATTGATATTGCAAGGTCTCACGGAGATTTAAAAGAAAATGCTGAATATCACGCAGCGAGAGAAAAACAAAGCTTTTTAGAAGGCAAAATTGCAGAACTTAGCGAAATTTTAGCAAATGCTAAGATAGTAAATCCAGCAGAATTTAATCACGATAAAGTAAGATTTGGTAGCACGGTTTTGATAATGGATTTAAATACAGAAGAAGAAAAAACATTTAGCATAGTAGGAAATAGTGAAAGCGATTTAGATAAAGGCTATATCAGTATAAACTCACCTATAGCAAAAGCTATGATAGGTAAAGTTGAAGGCGATGAGTTTAATGTAGTATTACCTAAAGGTAAAGCTAGTTATGAAATACTTGAAATTTATTATAAAGAGCTTGATATTTAATGCTTGTATTAAAAGAAGGAGCAATTTTTATAGCCGATGTGCATTATGATAGCACTAGGCTTGATTTTGTAGATTTTATAGATTTTTTAAAAAAGACTAATCCACCACAAGTAATACTTCTAGGAGATATTTTTAATCTTTTAATAGGTGGAATTTCAAGTTGTAAAAACGATAATTTAGATATTATAAAAGCATTAGATGATTTAGCTTTAAAAATAGAAATTATTTATTTTGAAGGAAATCATGATTTTAATTTAACTAAGCTTTTTAACAATGTAAAAATAATTAAAAATCAACCAATTTTAGCAACTTATAACAATAAGATTTTTGCTATATCTCACGGAGATATATTCTTGCCAATCATCACTCAAATAGCTTTAAGATTTTTAAGATTTAACTTTGTAATTTTTATATTAAATTTATTAAATATTTTAAGTTTTGATAAAATTTATCAAAAGATTTGCAATCAACAAAAGGTAAAAAAGCTATATAAAAAATTAGATTTTTTTAAAAAATTAATGGAATTTAGAATTAAAAAATATAAAAGTTTTTTTATAAAAAAAGGCGTAAATATTGATTATATAATAGAAGGGCACTTTCATCAAGGAGATGAGTATTGCTTAGAAAATATAAAATACAAGAATTTAGAAGCTTTTGCAAATGACCGAAGTTTTTTTATACTAGAATATGGCTTTATAAAAAAATATAACTTACCCAGAAAGGAGTAAATATGGCAGAAGATAAAGTCTTAAAGGCTGATTCTAATGAAATGGAACTTGTAGATTTTCGTATCTATAAACAAGGACAACATAAAGTCTATGAAGGAATTTATGGAGTTAATGTTGCTAAAGTTAAAGAAATCATAAAAATACCTGCACTTACAGAATTACCAGGTGTTCCTGAATATATTGAAGGAGTA
This is a stretch of genomic DNA from Campylobacter sp. RM12651. It encodes these proteins:
- a CDS encoding metallophosphoesterase; its protein translation is MLVLKEGAIFIADVHYDSTRLDFVDFIDFLKKTNPPQVILLGDIFNLLIGGISSCKNDNLDIIKALDDLALKIEIIYFEGNHDFNLTKLFNNVKIIKNQPILATYNNKIFAISHGDIFLPIITQIALRFLRFNFVIFILNLLNILSFDKIYQKICNQQKVKKLYKKLDFFKKLMEFRIKKYKSFFIKKGVNIDYIIEGHFHQGDEYCLENIKYKNLEAFANDRSFFILEYGFIKKYNLPRKE
- the greA gene encoding transcription elongation factor GreA: MEMMTQKGYEKLFKELEHLKVVERPNVVKEIDIARSHGDLKENAEYHAAREKQSFLEGKIAELSEILANAKIVNPAEFNHDKVRFGSTVLIMDLNTEEEKTFSIVGNSESDLDKGYISINSPIAKAMIGKVEGDEFNVVLPKGKASYEILEIYYKELDI